The window atgagaatccatactgaTGGTGCTACTGCCCCTTCAGGCAGCAGCGATGATGCTGTGGTGCTTCGCCTTGAGGGCGGTGAGCTGTCGATGGAgagcgacctagaggaggaggaggaggaggagcttgcCCATGTGTTGGAGAGCGACCCTGGCGCCACCGAGGATGCCAAGAATGATGgggatgacgacgacgacgatgggACTCCTGAAGGAGCCGGCCCTATTACAGGAGGTCAGGGCCGAAAGAAGAACCCCTCCGTCATCCTCTCGGAGGAGaacgagaggcttgttggcgagtggctggagaaggaggcagaatttatttataacaagggcctcacagcatACAAGGATAAGGCGAAGGTCTGGAGGGCCTttgaagagaagggccagtcacttgttcctcccgtgagtgGGCGTGAACTGcggacgtggtttacgtccctcaggagcCGTTTTGGGCGGCTCTCggcagagaagagtggccaagggacggGTAGACGGATGACAGACCGGGAGAAGTGGATCCTCTGCatcttccacttcctgaagccccACATcgtgcgtcaaaggaagccaaagatgttgggacttccgatggtgGGTCTTATTTCATTGTGTTTCCATGCTTGAGTATTACTGATTAGTATatcgttattacatagtttccattcaTTCACAGTACATTTTTTCCCATCTTCTCATATATGTTCTTCCTATTTTTACAGTCTGCCCATGCTGCTTCCACCCTCCCTGCCCAAGCTCCGGACCTGCCTGATGCTGTGTGTGCTCCTGCCCCTACGCCAACTCCCTCGACCGACGACCAGATGTCTCTGGTTGATGAGCCAGGCGCCAAGACAAGGAAAACGCGAGTTTCCGGCCCCTTGGACGTGGCCATCACCCAGGCACAGGCCCTCCGGGAGGATGTGATGGCCTCCATCCAGCCATCTCCGCGTGACCCCAGTGCCCTCTACTGGCGCAAATTTTTTGAAAACTTGGAGGACGACTGCAAGGAGGTGTCACCTCACCTGAGGGTGACACTCAAAATTGAAGTCCTCTCCGCCATTCAGCGCTACGTGCGGGCCTCCAAAGAGGGCGTCGCCAGGCCGTCGCGGAGCCTTGTTCATCACACTCTGGCAGAGGTGACAGGGGACGGTCTGGCACCTGCGGTGCCTGTAAACCAGCCTGCAACTCCACATGGTTTTGGCCCACCTGCACATTCAGGCAGTCAGTCCTTACAGCTGACAGCACAACAGCTGGCTGTGCTACAAGCTCAGCTGGTGGGGTCCACAATGACCTCCACCCCGaaagacctcagcaacctgtgagtttctgaataattttcagtcttaatttcaagtttatttgttatgtatgtgtggatgtgtacagtacttatatttattgtatgcttgtgtaatgtatttttgtatgaatggctgtatatttttcttatttttatatgtatatttgtgttttatattaaataaatatatatttgcaatatcatgtctggctctatcctctttccagttactaagtattgatgagaataatatatcatggatttgaaaaatatcttttattaaattaaccagcacaaatataagtacacaaataaagagggcaaaatgaacctgaaaagactatctaagtatacattactgaatttGAAATGTCCAAAATACTACATGTAACATAtgggcaaagaaacaaaattacaacagacagaaaaaaataagcaggtgatatacaatgtaacaaatatcagagagaaggtactttcaagaagatagaattatattagaaaagaatcaatgttatgtaattattacaaaaggcaaaataactacaacacatacaagtacacaaatattaagtaaatattgtaattcgaactaaatgcatgaacagacatttaagtaaatacagtAAGTTAAACAATAAAGTATAgaggaaagtaactaaatcatgttctcctgccaatgcactgagccttcagccgatgaaaaatgtTCTTTCGGCATATTCcgttgttcctttgcatccctggttgcagtgttgccggtcacggttgcaagggctgctcctaaggacgggtcacttcTCCAGCTACCAGGTATGACGGTGTATGTGacggggtgctcctgatctccttcttgtctgcGTGCGTTTtatcttattataatattatgcagAACACATGAGGACAACACTAATGTCTCTGCATGTTCAGGCTTCAGACATATTGCCATGTGGAATAttcggaatctgtttgccagaatccgggaggcgttctccaccgtcctgtgtgccctacttaacctgtaatTGTATATCCATTCTTCCTTGGATAGGCCTCTTTGAGGGTTGGGCTTCATAAGACAATTCTGCagagggaaggcatcatcgccaactaggaaataatccacaggagatccattaggttgacctggcagggcctCAGGTTGAggaagatttgcttcctgttgcaacagcatttcacccagtcgggtctgggcaaatacaccaccgtctgactctgacccagtggcacccacgtcgacgtatagggacttgtatgaagcatcagcaattgcaagtaataccatggagtagaacttcttgtagctgaagtaatgcgtaccgccTCAGgaagggttacggagcctaatgtgtttcccatctatagctccaattgcatgggggaagttccaccgttcctcaaaaccccgtgcaactTCCTGCcaagcttcaggtgtttgtggcacctgcagttcctcatctccttcgacagcaacaatggccctgcaagtctctggcacaatgtagctaatggtgttgtgggctacccagAACGAGTGTTGCAGATTCTTGTATGAATCACCCGTAGCGAGGAAatgtagggtgatagcaacacataggcctggctcaatgggtttccttcagaatgtcactttcttctcaaTGCAGGGTGTGACTCGTTCAACAACTTCACTGAAGAGGCCCCTGTCAATCCAGGTAAAATTTTTGTACAGGTCTGGGGtttcggttgacaactcctccatcaggttgtcacaGTGACCTTGCTCCATTCTTTTTTGCAGGTatggccacgcccacaccctcctttgccgcctctttttcttcattgtgtGGTTTGCAGCAACTGTTGCAATCTACAGCAATAGCATGATGTGTATATATTAGACGATGAATGGGAACATTTCTCTTCTATCCGTACTTGCTATAGTTATAAGTTCACGAATTTCAGCAATGTCCTCCACGTTGATTCAGCAGGATGGGAGTACGTGTTGGTGCTGCGGTGTTATGTCAGTGACTAGCAACTCTTGCCGCTGGCTGGCCCTTTTATAGCTGGGGTTAACCCCGCAGTACGTACGGACAATGCGAGGTTGACGTAACTCAGTAACGCACAGTGTTACACATACTGTATGCGTACGTCGGTGTTATGTGCTCTGCCACTCACTACTTTCGGCTGTGCTGCCGCTTGTTGGGCCACTTCCGGTAAGCGTCACGTCACgcttacgcagtgcgtacatttgtGGCGCACTGTAATACGCTTGCTTTACGCACATCAGCCCAGgtcacgtatccagttgggcagGTCTTATTCACCTTGCGTACGGTCACGTTTCACAATTTTCGGCTGTGCGCAGGCATGTGGGCCTTggtacgtgaatgtgtgaacttagcgtAAAGTTCTAGAGATGCCAAACGGAATGGACAGTTTTAACAATGCCAATTCTAGTAAGAAGGTTCCTTTCGCATTCAAGAAACAAGTACAGTATCTCAATAATGTTAGGAATTCTAGGAGCCACAAGGAAGACCTCTGAAAAAACAGTTATACATTAAAATAGTTTCTATGCTCCTGTGTATTTTGTATCTTGTTGACCTCTTTGCATGAAAGATATTAAGTGGTGTTGAAAGGAAGGTCCTTCGCTAAAAGGAGTGACCTTTTTTTATAAGGAAGGTCCTTCTCTCAAAGGAAGTTCATTCTCTTTGCAGGTAAAAAACTACTCTTCTGTTTATTGTTGACGGATGAAATGGAGGACCTATTGTTAGTTTATAGGTATGTAGGCTATCAGTCTAATTTGCTGAATATGTAAGAGAGAACTACAGTATTTTTTCTGCCTCCCTTGGGACACAGCCTACAGCACTGCCTTCTCCCTTGTGCCAGTCATCACTTCCTTTCAGCCCCTTCCTCATTAGCTGCCTACAACTTTACCCTCCAGTTTTCACTTCTTTTAAGAACTTGAATCTTTCACCAAAGTTTTTTGAGAATTGGGAAACATCTGATAAATCAGATGCATAGATTGACCATttatgaataacagaaatattttttttatcatgtaacAGTAactttgttccgacacaatatacaaaccctcggtcctttacattaggaattacttttcagcgtaggctggaaacggctgttgaacttacgaacaaggtggttaggcagttaactactgtccgggaggcgggagtaccgcctgcccggatgtaaacattccaatttgctttcggccgtcgtggAGTgtggacgttgttcttcgctgtCTGCCTGACTGCCTTTCAAATTTCCCGG of the Macrobrachium rosenbergii isolate ZJJX-2024 unplaced genomic scaffold, ASM4041242v1 171, whole genome shotgun sequence genome contains:
- the LOC136838176 gene encoding uncharacterized protein, with translation MNPEHSPEFPLKSETEGALSHPSINQENSNMAAFSETSNDGFMSVDPLMDIKIEPEIFCESNEDDKYSYEMNSVVNEKDPLTCKKEVKQERRNSQNAEKRFRSTDCEKAFNKKIKLTSHSTNPTREKPFVCKGCGKAFSRKKNLTVHMRIHTGEKPFMCKECGTAFPMKHHLADHMRIHTDGATAPSGSSDDAVVLRLEGGELSMESDLEEEEEEELAHVLESDPGATEDAKNDGDDDDDDGTPEGAGPITGGQGRKKNPSVILSEENERLVGEWLEKEAEFIYNKGLTAYKDKAKVWRAFEEKGQSLVPPVSGRELRTWFTSLRSRFGRLSAEKSGQGTGRRMTDREKWILCIFHFLKPHIVRQRKPKMLGLPMSAHAASTLPAQAPDLPDAVCAPAPTPTPSTDDQMSLVDEPGAKTRKTRVSGPLDVAITQAQALREDVMASIQPSPRDPSALYWRKFFENLEDDCKEVSPHLRVTLKIEVLSAIQRYVRASKEGVARPSRSLVHHTLAEVTGDGLAPAVPVNQPATPHGFGPPAHSGSQSLQLTAQQLAVLQAQLVGSTMTSTPKDLSNL